A stretch of the Photobacterium toruni genome encodes the following:
- the mraY gene encoding phospho-N-acetylmuramoyl-pentapeptide-transferase: MIYWLADHFQSSIPFFRLFEYLTFRAIMSILTALLFSLWLGPRMIARLQMLQIGQIVRNDGPESHFSKRGTPTMGGLMILAAITLTVLLWCDLSNPYVWAVLIVMLGYGVIGFVDDYRKVVRKNTDGLIARWKYFWQSAIALVVAFVLYAYGKDTAATQLVLPFFKDVMPQLGLSYIVLTYFVIVGTSNAVNLTDGLDGLAIMPTVMVAAGFAFIAWATGNYNYAEYLHIPYLSNAGELVILCTAIVGAGLGFLWFNTYPAQVFMGDVGSLALGGALGTIAVLVRQEFLLVIMGGVFVMETVSVILQVGSFKLRGQRIFRMAPIHHHYELKGWPEPRVIVRFWIITLMLVLIALATLKVR, encoded by the coding sequence ATGATCTACTGGTTAGCTGACCACTTTCAGTCCTCAATTCCTTTTTTTCGTCTGTTTGAATACCTGACGTTCCGCGCCATTATGAGTATTTTAACGGCGTTATTGTTCTCATTGTGGTTAGGTCCTCGCATGATTGCTCGATTGCAAATGTTGCAAATCGGTCAAATAGTTCGTAACGATGGTCCTGAATCGCATTTCAGTAAACGTGGCACGCCAACGATGGGCGGACTAATGATTTTAGCTGCAATTACGTTAACCGTATTATTGTGGTGTGATCTTAGTAACCCTTATGTATGGGCAGTGCTTATCGTTATGCTTGGTTATGGTGTGATCGGCTTTGTTGATGATTATCGTAAAGTGGTGCGTAAAAATACCGATGGCTTAATTGCGCGTTGGAAATATTTTTGGCAATCAGCCATCGCTCTTGTGGTGGCTTTTGTGCTTTATGCCTATGGAAAAGATACCGCAGCAACCCAGTTAGTATTGCCATTCTTTAAAGATGTAATGCCGCAGTTAGGTTTGTCTTACATTGTATTAACCTATTTTGTGATTGTTGGTACCAGTAATGCGGTTAACTTAACTGATGGCTTAGATGGCCTTGCTATTATGCCAACGGTAATGGTTGCAGCAGGTTTTGCCTTTATTGCATGGGCAACAGGTAACTACAATTACGCCGAATATTTACATATTCCTTATTTAAGTAATGCGGGTGAATTAGTTATTTTGTGTACTGCTATTGTTGGTGCAGGCCTCGGTTTCTTATGGTTTAACACCTACCCAGCTCAAGTATTTATGGGCGATGTAGGTTCATTAGCATTAGGTGGCGCATTAGGTACGATTGCGGTATTGGTTCGCCAAGAGTTCTTATTGGTGATCATGGGCGGGGTGTTCGTGATGGAAACCGTATCGGTAATTTTACAAGTTGGTTCATTTAAATTACGGGGCCAACGTATTTTCCGTATGGCGCCCATTCATCACCATTACGAATTAAAAGGCTGGCCAGAGCCACGTGTTATCGTCCGTTTTTGGATCATCACGTTGATGCTGGTATTGATTGCATTAGCAACATTGAAGGTACGTTAA
- the murG gene encoding undecaprenyldiphospho-muramoylpentapeptide beta-N-acetylglucosaminyltransferase: MTKNKRLLVMAGGTGGHVFPGLAVARKLQQQGWEIRWLGTADRMEAELVPKHGIAIDFIKVKGLRGSGIVSLLGAPFKIVGAIIQARKYIKAWQPDVVLGMGGYVSGPGGVAAWSLGIPVVLHEQNAVAGLTNQWLAKIASKVLQAFPGAFKNKQVVGNPVREDVTLLPDPKQRFAERSGPIRVLVMGGSQGARILNQTMPEVAGILGENVTIWHQAGKGNQQSTEQAYAKDSQTPHKVTEFIDDVAAAYGWADLVVCRSGALTVSELSAAGVGAIFIPFMHKDRQQALNAEHLVACGAAKMIEQPQLTVDGLAQQINLLNRIALEHMACAARNAAIIDADQRVADVIKSLAKN, translated from the coding sequence ATGACAAAGAATAAACGTTTATTAGTGATGGCTGGTGGTACTGGCGGTCACGTTTTCCCAGGGCTAGCTGTTGCACGTAAATTACAGCAACAAGGGTGGGAGATCCGCTGGTTAGGTACCGCTGATCGTATGGAAGCTGAGTTAGTACCAAAACATGGTATTGCTATCGATTTCATTAAAGTTAAAGGCCTGCGTGGTAGTGGTATTGTATCGTTACTTGGCGCGCCTTTTAAAATTGTTGGTGCGATTATTCAAGCGCGTAAATATATCAAAGCATGGCAACCTGATGTCGTTTTAGGCATGGGCGGTTATGTGAGTGGTCCCGGTGGCGTTGCTGCGTGGTCTTTGGGTATTCCGGTAGTATTGCACGAACAAAATGCAGTTGCTGGACTAACCAATCAATGGCTCGCTAAAATTGCCAGTAAAGTATTGCAGGCTTTTCCAGGTGCCTTTAAGAATAAACAAGTTGTCGGTAATCCTGTCCGTGAAGATGTGACATTATTACCAGATCCCAAGCAACGTTTTGCTGAGCGCAGCGGCCCGATTCGAGTACTGGTGATGGGCGGCAGTCAAGGAGCGCGAATTTTAAACCAGACCATGCCAGAAGTGGCTGGAATTCTTGGTGAAAATGTCACTATTTGGCATCAAGCGGGTAAAGGCAATCAGCAATCGACTGAGCAAGCTTATGCCAAAGATAGTCAAACACCGCATAAAGTGACTGAGTTTATTGACGATGTTGCGGCTGCTTATGGTTGGGCTGATTTAGTGGTTTGTCGTTCAGGGGCACTAACTGTTTCAGAATTATCAGCAGCAGGTGTGGGTGCTATTTTTATTCCATTTATGCACAAAGATCGTCAACAAGCATTAAATGCTGAACATTTAGTGGCATGCGGTGCCGCTAAAATGATCGAACAACCCCAATTGACGGTTGATGGGTTAGCTCAACAAATTAATTTATTAAATCGTATTGCGCTTGAGCACATGGCTTGTGCTGCGCGTAATGCTGCTATCATTGATGCAGACCAACGTGTTGCTGATGTGATCAAATCACTAGCAAAGAATTAA
- a CDS encoding penicillin-binding transpeptidase domain-containing protein translates to MKLFNRSNKKTQVSPKSTPFLKWRFIIVCGFILLGFFGLIARAAYIQVLEPGRLIQEGDARSLRVQLMPSARGIISDRNGEQLAVSVPVQAVFANPVEIFKHGGLSETNRWNALADVLDLDRTKLLQRLEKNKTRRFIYLARQVSPPMANYVQKLKLPGIGLKAESRRFYPSGEVSAQLIGFTGIDGHGLDGIEKTYDGWLTGEPGRRTVRKDRYGRVVENISQESRQPGKPLELSIDQRIQAIAYRAAKEGVMDIPATSVSIAISDVRTGEILAMVNAPSFNPNDRNDRQPYKMRNRVITDTFEPGSTVKPFVVYTALKNGVVNEHTLINIPQSKHFRVGSKVITDVSRIEPLATVQRILQKSSNIGVSKLSLAMPVEDILDTYRKVGFDEPSGINLIGETTGHFPNRYRWSDIGRATLAYGYGISLTPIQLLHAYTTLGAYGIKRPLSILKTEKVVPGEQVLDPKIAKKILLMIESVTDKAGGGGGWRAAIPGYRVGVKTGTAKKAIAGGYGNDYFSYTVGVAPISHPRLAIVVMVNEPKGDKFYGGAVAAPILSKVLGGALQILNVPPDADTLKIDK, encoded by the coding sequence ATGAAATTATTTAATCGTTCAAATAAAAAGACTCAGGTTAGTCCTAAGAGCACACCGTTTTTAAAATGGCGCTTTATCATCGTCTGTGGTTTTATTCTGTTAGGTTTTTTTGGCTTAATTGCTCGTGCAGCCTATATTCAAGTACTTGAACCCGGTCGTCTTATTCAAGAGGGTGATGCTCGTTCGTTACGAGTACAATTAATGCCTTCTGCTCGCGGGATTATTTCCGATCGTAACGGTGAGCAACTTGCCGTTAGTGTGCCAGTGCAAGCCGTTTTCGCTAATCCTGTTGAAATATTTAAACATGGTGGTCTAAGTGAAACCAACCGCTGGAATGCATTGGCGGATGTTCTGGATCTTGATCGTACAAAACTGCTACAACGCCTTGAAAAAAATAAGACCCGCCGTTTTATTTATCTTGCCCGCCAAGTTAGTCCCCCAATGGCAAATTACGTTCAGAAACTTAAATTACCCGGAATTGGTCTAAAGGCGGAATCTCGTCGTTTTTACCCTTCAGGTGAAGTAAGTGCGCAGTTAATTGGGTTTACAGGTATTGATGGTCATGGACTTGATGGTATCGAAAAAACCTATGATGGCTGGTTAACGGGCGAGCCTGGTCGACGTACTGTACGTAAAGATCGCTATGGCCGTGTTGTTGAAAATATCTCCCAAGAAAGTCGCCAGCCTGGTAAACCATTAGAGCTTAGTATTGATCAGCGTATTCAAGCGATAGCTTATCGTGCAGCGAAAGAAGGGGTGATGGATATTCCAGCAACCTCGGTCAGTATTGCTATTTCAGATGTACGTACTGGTGAAATTTTAGCGATGGTTAATGCACCGTCATTCAATCCTAATGATCGTAATGATCGCCAGCCGTATAAAATGCGTAACCGAGTGATCACCGATACCTTTGAGCCAGGCTCAACAGTGAAGCCATTTGTCGTGTATACCGCGCTTAAAAATGGGGTTGTTAATGAGCATACTCTGATTAATATTCCGCAGAGTAAGCATTTTCGCGTCGGTAGCAAGGTGATCACTGATGTGTCACGGATTGAACCATTAGCCACCGTACAACGGATTTTACAAAAATCGAGTAACATCGGTGTAAGTAAACTTTCGCTCGCGATGCCAGTAGAAGATATTTTAGACACTTATCGTAAAGTTGGTTTTGATGAGCCATCAGGGATCAATTTGATTGGTGAAACGACAGGGCACTTCCCTAACCGTTATCGTTGGTCTGATATTGGTCGCGCTACTTTAGCTTATGGTTATGGTATTTCATTAACACCGATTCAGTTATTACATGCCTACACCACCCTTGGTGCTTATGGTATTAAGCGTCCATTATCAATTCTAAAAACAGAAAAAGTGGTTCCTGGTGAGCAAGTACTTGATCCTAAAATTGCTAAGAAAATTTTGTTAATGATTGAATCTGTTACCGACAAAGCGGGCGGTGGTGGTGGTTGGCGTGCTGCTATTCCCGGTTACCGTGTTGGCGTTAAAACCGGTACTGCTAAAAAAGCGATTGCTGGTGGTTATGGTAATGATTACTTCTCCTATACCGTTGGTGTGGCACCGATTAGTCACCCTCGATTAGCCATTGTGGTAATGGTAAATGAGCCAAAGGGCGATAAATTTTACGGTGGTGCAGTTGCAGCGCCAATTTTATCAAAAGTACTTGGTGGTGCATTACAGATTTTGAACGTACCGCCAGATGCAGATACGCTAAAAATAGATAAATGA
- the ftsW gene encoding cell division protein FtsW: MFKMARNGLSVVCGWFLKPAKPILYDRQLVWIAIALMITGLVMVTSASIPVATRLTGIPFFFALRHAFFLVCSLVIAAIVMRVPLSTWEKYSVPMLLTSILMLIVVLAIGRSVNGAARWIPLGVFNLQPAEVAKLSLFVFLAGYLVRKNNEVRNTFMGFARPLIVLGVIGFLLLEQPDLGSFVVMFVGTIGMLFLAGARLWQFLVMIALAMGGIAMLIIFEPYRLRRVTSFLNPWQDPYGSGYQLTQSLMAFGRGDWFGQGLGNSIQKLAYLPEAHTDFVFAVLAEELGLIGVIVVLTLLFALVFKAIVIGRKCLEDGLLFGGYLAFGFGIWFAFQTLVNVGAAAGIVPTKGLTLPLISYGGSSLFIMAAAVAILIRIDFEQRVAAKFLSEHPADVDDEALETMDVAVEQGTLDSQVLATANHSQLEQDKKHSNDKE; the protein is encoded by the coding sequence ATGTTTAAAATGGCCCGTAACGGATTATCGGTAGTTTGTGGTTGGTTTTTAAAACCCGCCAAACCGATTCTGTATGATCGCCAATTGGTGTGGATCGCAATAGCCTTAATGATAACAGGCTTGGTGATGGTAACGTCAGCGTCTATACCTGTAGCAACACGTCTGACAGGTATTCCATTTTTCTTTGCGCTACGACATGCCTTTTTTTTAGTGTGTTCGCTAGTGATTGCCGCGATTGTTATGCGAGTGCCATTATCAACGTGGGAAAAATATAGCGTACCGATGTTATTAACTTCAATCTTAATGCTGATTGTCGTATTGGCTATTGGTCGCTCGGTCAATGGTGCTGCACGGTGGATTCCACTGGGGGTATTTAACCTTCAACCAGCCGAAGTTGCTAAATTATCGTTATTTGTGTTCCTCGCGGGTTATTTAGTTCGAAAGAATAATGAAGTTCGAAATACTTTTATGGGCTTTGCACGGCCATTAATCGTCCTTGGAGTCATCGGTTTTTTATTACTTGAACAACCTGACTTAGGATCGTTCGTGGTAATGTTTGTCGGTACGATTGGAATGCTGTTTCTTGCGGGTGCTCGATTGTGGCAGTTCTTAGTTATGATTGCATTAGCGATGGGGGGGATCGCGATGTTGATCATATTTGAGCCCTACCGTCTACGACGAGTAACTTCGTTTTTAAATCCATGGCAAGACCCCTACGGCAGTGGTTATCAATTAACCCAGTCACTAATGGCATTTGGTCGTGGTGATTGGTTTGGTCAGGGGTTAGGTAACTCGATTCAAAAATTAGCTTATCTTCCTGAAGCACATACCGATTTTGTGTTTGCAGTGTTAGCCGAAGAATTAGGTTTGATTGGGGTTATCGTGGTATTAACGCTGTTATTTGCGTTAGTGTTTAAAGCGATTGTTATTGGACGTAAATGTCTTGAAGATGGTCTATTGTTTGGTGGCTATTTAGCGTTTGGATTTGGTATTTGGTTTGCATTTCAAACCTTAGTTAACGTTGGTGCCGCTGCCGGTATTGTACCGACTAAAGGTTTAACATTACCTTTGATCAGTTATGGTGGTTCGAGCTTATTTATTATGGCTGCTGCGGTAGCTATTTTGATTCGAATTGATTTTGAACAACGGGTCGCAGCTAAATTTTTATCAGAGCATCCTGCTGATGTTGATGATGAAGCATTAGAGACCATGGACGTAGCGGTTGAACAAGGAACTTTAGATTCTCAAGTGCTTGCAACAGCTAATCATTCACAACTAGAACAAGATAAAAAGCATTCTAATGACAAAGAATAA
- the murD gene encoding UDP-N-acetylmuramoyl-L-alanine--D-glutamate ligase, with protein MNGLAGINKVVVIGLGMTGLSVVNHLVRLPQLLDIKVIDTRDNPPGQEQLPAKVEVCAGQWNQQWLLDADLIVVSPGIALATPELLLAAQAGIEIVGDIELFARSVNKPVVAITGSNGKSTVTSLVGEMAKQAGINVGVGGNIGFAALDMLAQDHELYVLELSSFQLETTSSLALEAAVYLNLSEDHMDRYPGGLADYSQAKMRIFDHAKLAVYNRDDLATKPDFEGNITSFGFDNAEYGLVTVDDAEWLAIAGEALMAVSEIALVGRHNVANCLAALALADAVGIDRHAACQTMRCYTGLAHRCQLAVNQYGIKWVNDSKATNLASTVAALMGLQLAGKLHLLMGGDGKGADFSELKPILADLNVQLYCFGRDGHLFSELVENAINVDTMSEAMDRAAVTVQAGDMVLLSPACASWDQFANFMARGDAFVEQAFRLQDSVSGKM; from the coding sequence ATGAATGGCTTGGCAGGGATAAACAAGGTTGTTGTGATTGGACTTGGTATGACAGGTCTATCGGTGGTGAATCATTTAGTACGATTACCACAATTGCTGGATATTAAAGTAATTGATACCCGTGATAATCCGCCAGGCCAAGAACAACTACCTGCAAAAGTTGAAGTGTGCGCTGGTCAATGGAATCAGCAATGGTTACTGGACGCCGATTTAATTGTTGTTAGCCCTGGAATCGCATTAGCGACGCCAGAGTTATTGTTAGCGGCACAAGCGGGAATTGAAATTGTTGGTGATATTGAACTATTTGCTCGTTCAGTGAATAAGCCGGTAGTGGCTATTACTGGATCTAACGGTAAAAGTACCGTTACCAGTTTAGTTGGTGAAATGGCAAAACAAGCCGGCATTAATGTCGGTGTCGGTGGCAATATCGGTTTTGCAGCATTAGATATGCTAGCGCAAGATCATGAACTTTATGTGCTTGAATTATCAAGTTTTCAGTTAGAAACTACCTCATCGTTAGCGCTTGAAGCGGCGGTGTATTTAAATCTATCTGAAGATCATATGGATCGTTATCCTGGTGGATTAGCCGATTATAGCCAAGCTAAAATGCGTATTTTTGATCATGCTAAATTAGCTGTTTATAACCGTGACGATCTTGCTACTAAGCCTGATTTTGAAGGTAACATCACCAGTTTTGGTTTTGATAATGCTGAGTATGGGCTTGTTACGGTTGATGATGCTGAGTGGTTAGCCATTGCGGGTGAAGCATTAATGGCCGTGAGTGAAATTGCGCTTGTCGGGCGTCATAATGTTGCTAACTGTTTAGCTGCATTAGCGTTAGCTGACGCGGTCGGCATTGATCGTCACGCGGCTTGCCAAACCATGCGTTGTTACACCGGTTTAGCTCATCGTTGTCAACTTGCCGTTAATCAGTATGGCATTAAATGGGTTAATGATTCTAAAGCAACCAACCTTGCTAGTACGGTTGCTGCATTAATGGGCCTGCAACTAGCAGGTAAACTGCATTTATTAATGGGTGGTGACGGTAAAGGTGCTGATTTCAGTGAACTTAAACCGATTCTGGCTGACTTAAACGTACAACTTTATTGTTTTGGTCGTGATGGCCATTTATTTAGCGAATTGGTAGAGAACGCGATAAATGTCGATACCATGAGTGAAGCAATGGATCGTGCAGCTGTAACAGTACAGGCTGGCGATATGGTTTTATTATCACCCGCATGTGCCAGTTGGGATCAATTTGCCAACTTCATGGCGCGCGGTGATGCTTTTGTTGAACAAGCCTTTCGGCTTCAAGATTCTGTCTCAGGAAAAATGTAA
- the murF gene encoding UDP-N-acetylmuramoyl-tripeptide--D-alanyl-D-alanine ligase translates to MIKVQLSHLQSVLNAELIGADTEIAAVSTDTRTIDNNTLFIALIGERFDGHDFCQNAVDNGAKALLVSKPLAIDIPQLVVADTHQALGQLGQWLKAKMTAEHGLKTLALTGSCGKTTVKEMAAAILAAKGEVLATAGNFNNDIGVPLTLLRLTPAYNYAVIELGANHLGEIAYTTALVNPDVALINNLAAAHLEGFGSLDGVAKAKGEIFEGLAAQGLAVINLDSNQLTMWQPLLAKHSIASFSLTDANADYFATDIKVNSQGLACFTMQTPSGALDVSLTLAGTHNVSNALAAAALTMALGATLADVKQGLEAVTNVKGRLAITLLPSGLRLIDDTYNASVASVKAAIDVLHSFSGKRYFILGDMAELGEESASLHREVGEYARDKQFDGVMTFGRASAVVSELNHGQHFSDKAALIDELKQQLHQQLNQSNSPQVTVLAKGARSSQMEDVINALQEDK, encoded by the coding sequence ATGATAAAGGTTCAACTAAGTCATTTACAGTCAGTACTAAATGCTGAACTTATTGGCGCGGATACTGAGATTGCAGCAGTATCAACAGATACTCGTACCATTGATAATAATACCCTTTTTATTGCCTTAATTGGCGAGCGTTTTGACGGCCATGATTTTTGTCAAAATGCCGTTGATAATGGTGCCAAAGCATTATTGGTCAGTAAGCCGTTAGCTATCGATATTCCACAGTTAGTTGTTGCTGATACCCATCAAGCATTAGGTCAGTTAGGACAATGGCTAAAAGCAAAAATGACTGCCGAGCATGGTTTGAAAACACTGGCGCTAACAGGTAGTTGTGGCAAAACTACAGTAAAAGAAATGGCGGCGGCAATTTTAGCGGCTAAAGGCGAAGTATTAGCGACTGCAGGTAATTTTAATAACGATATTGGCGTGCCACTGACATTGTTACGGTTGACTCCTGCTTATAATTACGCAGTGATTGAATTAGGTGCTAACCATTTAGGTGAAATCGCTTATACAACGGCATTAGTTAATCCTGATGTAGCATTAATTAATAATCTTGCTGCTGCACATCTTGAAGGTTTTGGTTCATTAGACGGTGTTGCAAAAGCTAAAGGTGAAATATTTGAAGGATTAGCAGCGCAAGGGCTGGCGGTAATTAATCTTGATTCTAATCAATTAACAATGTGGCAGCCGTTACTTGCGAAGCATTCTATTGCTAGCTTCTCACTAACCGACGCGAATGCTGATTATTTCGCAACTGATATAAAGGTTAACTCTCAAGGACTGGCTTGTTTTACAATGCAAACCCCATCGGGCGCTCTTGATGTTAGCTTAACGTTAGCGGGCACTCACAATGTGAGTAATGCATTGGCAGCCGCAGCATTGACTATGGCATTAGGGGCAACCTTGGCAGATGTTAAACAAGGATTAGAAGCAGTAACTAATGTTAAAGGTCGTTTAGCGATCACTCTGCTTCCTTCTGGGTTACGGTTAATTGATGATACCTACAATGCCAGTGTTGCTTCTGTAAAAGCTGCGATTGATGTGCTGCATAGTTTCAGTGGTAAGCGTTACTTTATTTTAGGTGATATGGCTGAACTTGGCGAAGAGAGCGCAAGCTTACATCGTGAAGTGGGCGAATATGCGCGTGATAAACAGTTTGATGGTGTGATGACATTTGGTCGTGCTAGTGCTGTGGTCAGTGAATTAAACCATGGTCAACATTTTAGCGACAAAGCAGCGTTGATCGATGAACTTAAACAACAATTACATCAACAATTAAATCAATCTAATTCTCCTCAAGTGACGGTACTGGCCAAAGGCGCTCGTAGCTCACAGATGGAAGATGTTATTAATGCATTGCAGGAAGATAAATAA
- the murE gene encoding UDP-N-acetylmuramoyl-L-alanyl-D-glutamate--2,6-diaminopimelate ligase yields MALVKQEVQLGALLAPWLTADNVPAKYLQVMLTTMTLDSRQVTAGCLFAAVKGHTVDGRRFIANAIAAGASAIVAEAEGVASDGDIQFQDGTIIIYLHDLGHKLSQIAGRFYGEPDSKLKLYAVTGTNGKTTISQLLAQWADLIGYRAGVMGTTGNGLLTDLHPAANTTGSAIEIQQTLAGLVAQGANFAAMEVSSHGLVQGRISALHFVASIFTNLSRDHLDYHGDMAHYAAAKKSLFTEHDSGVAVINADDVIGLQWLVDLPQAVAVAMNADAVAAHSGLKLWATTVDFSTQGVTISFDSSWGQGVFTAPLVGSFNATNLLLALATLLASGHSLPQLLAVAPRLQAVIGRMEVFQSAMGNKAMMVVDYAHTPDALEKALQALRVHCEGKLWCLFGCGGDRDTGKRPMMAAIAEQYADHIILVDDNPRSEDPQQIMLDMQAGLSAITAATVIHDRAQACAYAITHAKANDIILVAGKGHEDYQILADRTIHYSDRETVAALFREQA; encoded by the coding sequence ATGGCATTGGTTAAACAGGAAGTACAATTAGGCGCTTTATTAGCGCCTTGGTTAACAGCTGACAATGTACCTGCTAAATATTTGCAGGTGATGTTAACCACGATGACATTAGATAGCCGTCAAGTCACTGCGGGATGCTTATTTGCTGCCGTTAAGGGTCATACTGTTGATGGCCGTCGTTTTATTGCTAATGCGATTGCTGCTGGTGCCAGTGCGATTGTTGCAGAAGCTGAAGGCGTTGCGAGTGATGGCGATATCCAATTTCAGGATGGAACCATTATTATTTATTTGCATGATCTTGGGCATAAATTGTCGCAAATAGCCGGACGTTTTTATGGTGAGCCTGATAGCAAACTTAAACTGTATGCGGTAACTGGAACGAATGGCAAAACCACGATTAGTCAATTATTAGCCCAGTGGGCTGACTTAATAGGTTATCGCGCTGGTGTGATGGGAACGACAGGTAATGGCTTGTTGACGGATCTACACCCAGCAGCAAATACCACTGGTAGCGCAATTGAAATTCAACAAACATTGGCTGGATTAGTTGCGCAAGGGGCTAATTTTGCAGCGATGGAAGTCTCCTCTCATGGTTTAGTTCAAGGTCGTATTAGCGCGCTCCATTTTGTGGCGAGTATCTTTACTAATCTTAGCCGTGATCATCTTGATTATCATGGTGATATGGCACATTACGCCGCAGCGAAAAAAAGCTTATTTACTGAGCATGATAGCGGTGTTGCCGTTATTAATGCTGATGATGTGATTGGATTGCAATGGTTAGTTGATTTACCTCAAGCGGTTGCTGTGGCGATGAATGCCGATGCTGTAGCTGCACATTCAGGGCTAAAATTATGGGCCACGACAGTCGATTTTAGCACTCAAGGTGTGACGATCAGTTTTGATTCTAGCTGGGGTCAGGGCGTGTTTACCGCGCCATTAGTTGGTTCATTTAATGCGACTAACTTACTGTTAGCATTAGCAACATTACTTGCTAGTGGGCATTCATTACCTCAATTATTAGCAGTCGCTCCGCGTTTGCAAGCTGTTATTGGGCGTATGGAAGTGTTTCAGTCAGCGATGGGTAATAAAGCCATGATGGTGGTTGATTATGCGCATACGCCAGATGCATTAGAAAAAGCACTGCAAGCATTACGAGTGCATTGTGAAGGTAAATTGTGGTGCCTATTTGGTTGTGGTGGTGATCGTGATACCGGCAAGCGACCAATGATGGCTGCGATAGCTGAACAATACGCTGATCATATTATTTTAGTTGATGACAATCCACGCAGTGAGGATCCTCAACAAATAATGCTAGATATGCAAGCAGGATTAAGCGCCATAACTGCAGCAACTGTGATCCATGATCGCGCTCAAGCTTGTGCTTATGCCATTACACATGCAAAAGCCAATGACATTATTCTGGTTGCAGGTAAAGGCCATGAAGATTACCAAATTCTAGCAGATCGTACTATCCACTATTCAGACCGCGAAACTGTGGCCGCATTATTTAGAGAACAGGCATGA
- the ftsL gene encoding cell division protein FtsL, with translation MKPTESSMNLASLIGRDLVTVGLVPLIIAFTILISALSVVYITHESRQLIAQQEKLLMQRENYDVEWRNQILEENSLAEHSRIERLAETELKMQRPSVDNEIVIH, from the coding sequence ATGAAACCCACAGAATCTTCAATGAATCTGGCTAGCCTGATCGGACGAGACCTCGTCACGGTCGGGTTGGTGCCGCTGATTATTGCCTTTACTATCCTCATTTCTGCATTGTCTGTTGTCTATATTACTCATGAGTCTCGTCAATTAATTGCGCAGCAAGAGAAGCTATTAATGCAACGCGAAAATTATGACGTTGAGTGGAGAAATCAAATACTTGAAGAAAATTCACTGGCAGAACACAGTCGTATTGAACGATTAGCTGAAACTGAACTCAAAATGCAACGTCCATCTGTCGATAATGAAATTGTTATACATTAA